Genomic window (Salvelinus alpinus chromosome 13, SLU_Salpinus.1, whole genome shotgun sequence):
CCTTTAACTTCcacttacatacagtatatacactataaatacagtacatacactacagtcatggccaaaagttttgagaatgacacaaatatgaatttccacaaagtttgctgcttcagtgtctttagttatttttgtcagatgttactatggaatactgaagtataattacaagcatttcataaggcttttatttacaattacatgaagttgatgaaaagattcaatatttgcagtgttgacccttctttttcaagacctctgcaatccgccctggcatgcggtcaattaacttctgggccacatcctgactgatggcagcccattcttgcataatcaatgcttggagtttgtccgaatttgtggggttttgtttgtcctcccgcctcttgaggattgaccacaagttctcaatgggattaaggtctggggagtttcctggccacggacccaaaatatcgatgttttgttccccgagccacttagttatcacttttgccttatggcaaggtgctccatcatgctggaaaaggcattgttcgtcaccaaactgttcctggatggttgggagaagttgctcttggaggatgtgttggtaccattctatattcatggctgtgttcttaggcaaaattgtgagtgagcccactcccttggctgagaagcaaccccacacttgaatggtctcaggatgctttactgttggcatgacacaggactgatggtagcgctcaccttgtcttctccggacaaatAGTGCATACACTATTTATACAGTAAATACAGTGTGTacgctatatatacagtatgttcagtacatacagtatacatacagtacatacagttcatacactatatatacagttcaaacactatatatacagtacatacactatatatacaatacCTAcgctacacatacagtacatacagtacatatacagcacatacagtacatagactGTGTAAACAGtacatacactgtatatacagtacatacagtacatacacgaTATATTGTGTAGTGGCAAcatctagaagcaacaacggctcagtcgcaGAGTGGTaggggtttggcggatgccaggagaacgctacctgccccaatgcatagtgccaactgtaaagtttggtggaggaggaataatggtctggggctgtttttcatggtcgggctaggccccttagttccagtgaagggaaatcttaatgctacagcatacaaaaaCATTCTAGACgagtctgtgcttccaactttgtggcaaccgtttgggcaaggccctttcctgtttgagcatgacaatgcccacatgcacaaagcgatgtccatacagaaatggtttgtcaagattggtgtggaagaacttgattggcctgcacagagccctgacttcaaccccatcgaacacctttgggatgaattggatcgCCGACTgcgagcagcaaaggggggaccaaatccatattaatatccatgattttggaatgagatgttcgatgagcaggtgtccacatatttctGTTCATGTCGTGTATATAACGGCTGACATTTCATTCACCCATTTTGCCATTCACTTACACACCAAGCTGACATGGGGACAATTGAACTCCACGTAATGTTGTTCCTGTATTTAAACATTCCTCTGTGTGTGGACCACACAACTCTAAGGACTTCTGCCAGGTAAGAAGAGCACAATTCTGTATCTATTGTAACCTCTACTTTTCCTGGAACTCCGTGAGAgcatatttccgtttttttatcATAAATAAATAATCACCCTCCTGAGGCCATAATCAGTGAATTATAGCGGTCTGTGTCTCTGACAGACACTGCAGGGTCAGACACAGGGCGGTAACAGGCTCTGCGGGACACAGACGGTCCGTCTCCAGAATAAATAACTCTACTTGTCCTTCCTTACTCTCAGCAGGGTCATGATTGAAAACACTTTCTATAATTCTGTAACTGAGATGATTTATAATCACATCTCTCAGGTCTGACTGCAGGAGAACAGACCCTTCATCTAGGGAAAACAAGACAATACGAGACACAAGGGCTTGACCATACAGAGAGGTTGACTACATGAATGTAACTACAGTAAACTATGTActacaacccactgggcacaccacgtaaTTTCAACATGGACATTTGGgaaatatttggttgagacagtGATCAATTCCAATTGAAAAACAATGTCTGAGTTTTGGTTATCACtttgctttcaaccatttaaaagcacaagaaagttcaaatgggaatacaatgtaagatattttgtatttaaatataacgtgttatcactgtgcttcatctaatagcacaaccaaatagcctggattgcagttgagattacattaaaagcgGTCAATGCTGTTTGTGATTCTGCGCAAATTATTACAGCAATATTgggaagatctccacagacctgtgacctttgcatgctatcttgaacatgcgtTCTTCCTATGATTACATAAGATTACATTTATAGTCacaatgtggccatggatgtgttactcattttaaggttgaataaatagtTCCGTTAGTTTGAAAGATAGACTTAACTTTAGGCTTTTTACTGTATTGCAAAAGTAATCCTGaattttgtttggttgtcaacgcaaccaaatatcaacatttgaaggagatgtatcatCTGTGCCACTGATTTAGTCTGgatttaattccagtttgtctaattcatatttgatatgttggattcacgtctccatctcaaccaaaattcTAAGTTAACGAATAGGACTAAATCacatcaaactttaaatgcacttttatTCAAGTTTGATGTGATTTAGtcatattctttaacttagatttttgtttGAGATGGAGGCGTGAATCTTACATATAAATGATTAAATTGAAGATTAAATTTGAAATCAACCAACGTTTGAAACCGTCGGCATATACAGTACAggatgtattgtctatttttagttgaaccctgggttgaatataaaacaatagctgttgatgactttgcaagtggtactgtacatatacctAAATATGGATGATACTGTACATGACTTataaagtatggttacatttcatttgctctccCTTTCAAAGgacttcgatagcaacagtgaatctctTTAGTTAATGATAATTTCTCAATCatcattctcacgatagcacattggtagcAGTCAGGGACAAATATCaaagctgggcttggttaaaaccctgcaTGGGAGACCAAATGGATAACTGTAAAAAGatcaattctccagtaggaggtgctgcctaACCTATagtttctgatagtggatataacgtagaagatctgatgttgtttcgaatttcaccctcaaaacatagaaacaccagCTAACTACAGCACAGGTAACTCCAGAGGAAGCTGTACAGGGAGGGAGTGTGCGTTCCCTTTGAGGAAAGTCTGTTAAATGTGTCTGCCCTAATGTGCTGTGCTGCCGTTGCCAGGTGGTGAAGATCAATGTGTGCTACTGGAAGGAGAAGGTTCCGGGCACATATGACATCAGCAGCCGCTTCCCTTGCTTTGTCCAGTTGGGAGTGGAGGGATCGCAGTACCACTTCTATGGCCTCCCCTCCAATGAGTACCCAGGCCTGATGAAGGTGAGGAACACTGCCTGGATACGGAAAGTATCACCTACTAACACTGAATAATGCAGCAACTATTAGAGTGCCATTTCCTTGGACAAAATGACTGCTGTCCTGTAGAGGGGATAGGCTGAAAGCAGCATTCCTTCACACTGTAATCAGATCCCTATTGTGAGGAATGAATACACAGAGGACGCTGTTTGTAGGGTTTGAGTGTATATCCCTAAGGATACATTGCATTGCATTTAGCTATCAGACAAATCCCACTTTCTACCCTTAATAAGACTTTAGAATATCAAACCAACTAACGCATGTAATTAAGTCATACACCTCCATGGTGAGAGATTCAGAATGTCTCTATGCTTCAGTAGTGGTATTGTCCTTGTGTTCATCAGATCTGCTACCACATGGGCAGTGAGACGGAGCCCGACGAGagggaccgacagacagacaggacggaCGTCAATCTCCTGTCCCAGTTTGTGTCCCGCTACCTCCCGGGCCTGGAGCCAGAGCCAGCTGTGGTGGAGAGCTGCCTGTACACGGTCAGTCAGACTACTGCCgtccagtggtgattttagcatggaaatcttggtggggcaaactcccccccccaaaaatgtgatccatgccagcaaagccactacacaacacaacacaaaaaaaatacaataattgcactataacagtgacaaacggtgcccacaaactgttacggtctacataaagctgtcccaacagcagagatttcttttcagcaccatggagtgaatccttaccactactacacctggctatcagtggagccttgtctggcagataaacagttcattcagcctcatttaattCCCTTCAAaaaacataactgatatggctgacttgcttaaacaaatgtgttttctaatgacaattgagatgtacaaactatggcataaggggacgacgagcggataagagacAATCCGTAATTTAaatgaagacattaatgagcgagctcaaatggacgtagtcaatataactatttcttcagcacttttgaaatgtacagtgacggaattcagaacatgggctgttcttacagtattctccctgtacaccaagtcagaaccgtaggataaaaaaATAGGGCATTTATAAGCAGACactgaaagctcttacaatattcaatgattacatttctctaaaacagactataggctactgtacatgtgcaccactaaatcagaacagtaggctaagttctgagggggaaagggaccaaattattagggtgaggcacatgggctactaccagcttactacacaacatacacttagtattgctTTCTTAGCTACATTATACATAaatccctggcatattacatcatttatgcagcagcatacaagatgTTTTTGGACTCCccattgttgtgctgtgctcacatgAACAGGAAGGTTGCGTGGTGgtccttgtgggcaaattttgtcatcaaactttgtcatcaaagtctagcattctctggatttatggtgctttcaagacaactgggaactcgggaaaaaggttgaatcatgacgtcagtgatcttcacatcggagctctagaaagaggcccgagttccgacttggaattccgagttagaTGGCCATTCAAATGTATTTTCCCGATCGGAGCtcatttttttcagagttcccagttgtcttgaagtcactgaagtcggagatttcccagttccaagtttccagctgttttgaacacggcagaagtcatgctggattgacagcatggccaatgtattcaaccttttctggcccattgtgttgaatgtttatccttttaagctaggaaaagagacccttaaacccagaatttgaccacacacccactccactgaatagcaggctagtgattgttttgcaatgcttgcagttagccactcattccttccaaaccactcattgttgcatttgcgatttccaactggttgtgtaatgtttatgtccaatggctgatgagcattgatacgttttatctattatttattttcatatgacaaggattgaaaaggatttgccagtagattgtcaacgtgattcatgatgatgactgcttgtctagcttgctagctaagattggaaagtatgatgttgacatgatcagtccaatcaaagctatggtagatataacttgatttgatgtcattttatctgtggccaacttaatggcagcacccaaggggcttgaattatAAATGttttgctaaacaggtggggctctgaatgacgggtcgccactgctgCCGTCTCTGTACTACAGTAACCCAGAGCTGAACATTTCACTAGATGGATTAATCCTCACAAATCTAACTAGAGACTTAGCTGTCTGACTAAACCATCAATATCATTAGTATTGGCTATTTTCAGAGCGTCGATAGAGGCTATCAACAATAACTGTAGAATGTGTTAATTCTAACAGCACTCATGACATTATGATTACAATGTTCTGTTGAGTGACTCAATTGAGCGTGCGGATGGAACACAAGGTTAAGTTCAGCAATCCAGTTTGGATTCATGTAATTAGAATGAAAGCATGTGGCAAACTCTCAGAGAGACTCTAAACAACATTATTGAAGAGAGAACACGGAGACACATTTTCAGTACTCAAAACAACCCTCCATGTGCTTCAACAATGACTCTTAATATTCTTGATTTACACGTAGATAAAATGTGGATAAGTTTACTGTACACAGGTGTACATTTTACAAGGAGTATGCATGCTCTCTTGTTGCCTGCAGGTCACACCAGACCATCACTTTGTTCTAGATCGTCACCCTCACCACAACAACATCATCATTGGAGCAGGATTCTCAGGTATTTTACAGGAGTCCCTGTGTATTCACCTCTCACGGTACTGTGTTCTCAAATCTCTGTACAATATCTATCTGCACATTCCAGCATCGAGGAACCATATCCCTAAAACCTACAGCCAAATGGCAACTTGTGTAAGTTTCTGCCGGCCCCTCAGTTGAAAGCCAGGTTTGTTGCCTGGCTGCGTCCCTTTTCATATTGGCAGAGTGTACTAATCCAGACTGGAAGACCATTCACTCAGACCAGGAGAGACTTCCCAGAATGATTTCTGTCTGTTCAGCGGCTTCTGCTAAAGAATTCTGCGATTAAACTTGTAATTAATTTCTGCTCTTAAACAGTTTATATCTACGACCCGTACAGCTTGGGGGGTTAGGAACTCCACCAAGCTCTGCCACAGCCCTGGCATGGTGCCAAAGCTATTCATCTTGCGGTGCATTGTCTTGCATGTAACGACACAACTGGAAAAACAACCGGCAGTCTGCTACGCTTAGTGTGCTCTATTGTTCTTTCAGCCTCCTCATATTCCTGGGGTTTAGGGTTTATTACAAGTGTTCTATTGCTTTAATAAGGCATTACGAGCAATGGACGGGGTCACCATGTATCACTATTAATTTGTTTGATGCTCTTATACCACCCACATATTGTTTACCGTGTTCACAGTGTAATACTCTCATATTGCACTTAAACCACTTATATTGCGCTCATCTAAATGGCTTACATGCTAGGTTCAGGTCTAATTAATCTGATTTGAGACTTTCTACCACTCTGTCatttgaaaatatgaaatatattataCTGGAATGCAATGGTAAATCATAAAGATATAGTAGCGCCAAATTTCAGGAAGGAATTTTCTGTACCACAGACTCATAATTATTGGGTTGTGCTACCTTTTGTCTACCATTACTAATAGCAGGGCAGAATAGTAATCAAGCAGACAGAATCAGACAAAAGAGATTCTGCTGGCCCTATTGTGtctgctctctcattctctctccttcccctccatccctccctccccatctctttgTGACACTGTATGCCTGTCACGGCCAGGACCTGCTCCCCCAGGTCTACCATTGACCTCCTCTCACCTCAATAAGATTAATGTATTTTGGGCAGGCAGCACAATCACCCTTTGAGTGATCCGCTCATCCCTCTCTTTCGAAAAGCCTCCTTCCTCTCATCTGCTTGAACAGCTATTCTTAGAGAAAAGTGTGAGATGGAAAAAAGTGAGAAATTGATGAAGTGCAAAAAAATACTATTACCTGATTATAGTAATTGAACAATTCAAGGTCTACCACATATTGCTCTCATTCTGTAGACCCTTTTGTTCGTAAATTACATACTCTACGTTTTACCCAGATTAACCTTTAGACATTGTATTATATGCACATATTTTAGACTGACTTAAGGTCACTGAGCACTTTCTTTTCCCAGGTCATGGTTTCAAGTTTGGTCCAGTCGTTGGGAAGGTGCTGTGTGAGCTGAGCCTTGGACAGATGCCCTCCTATGACCTCTCCCCATTCAAAATCCAGCGGTTCCAGTCCAACCCCAAATCCTCTTTATAGACCTAGTCACAAAGTAAGCAACTGGAATCAGAAGCAAGTATTGATCCACTATGGTTCATCTCAGTACAGACTGATTGACAAGGTCCAATGTGAACATTGTTATGAATGTGAAGTATCCAAGTGCGTATGATGCCAATACCACCTCTTTGTGAATGATGCACATACCATAGACTTCTGTATGATTTACAAACAAGGCAGCTACTCATTGACTATCAGAGCTGCATTATAAATCAAGATAATAATGAATGTAGATGATGAAGACTGAAACCTGTGTTGTTTATCTATAGGTTTTCAATCCCTGCCTTGGTACTCACTTTGATTTTCACCCCAGTGTTTCTCCCTGTAATGACAATCCCCCTCATAAAGCAAACACATTGTTAAAACGCCATCAGCTGTGGAGACATTAGTCTTTCTGCCGTGGAAGCTAAC
Coding sequences:
- the LOC139536703 gene encoding peroxisomal sarcosine oxidase-like, which codes for MDPSVRRIDESYACGQPPDTVPITQGRAGRTGRVFQSEGGVIKDGDQVTDIQPGSTVTVTTATEVYRAESLVITAGSWANTLMAYTGLQIPLQVVKINVCYWKEKVPGTYDISSRFPCFVQLGVEGSQYHFYGLPSNEYPGLMKICYHMGSETEPDERDRQTDRTDVNLLSQFVSRYLPGLEPEPAVVESCLYTVTPDHHFVLDRHPHHNNIIIGAGFSGHGFKFGPVVGKVLCELSLGQMPSYDLSPFKIQRFQSNPKSSL